A window from Oncorhynchus mykiss isolate Arlee chromosome 9, USDA_OmykA_1.1, whole genome shotgun sequence encodes these proteins:
- the khnyn gene encoding NEDD4-binding protein 1, with protein sequence MASALSHLSPMSVRVREGWSDNGRGEEQVEDEFACSGVLRGALWSFHPSVERIFGVSFTIGREEDAVLPHDGQIWLKLKGVRKDAVAAKLFVKGVVNQEAQQEVPYPGVLHCVFCGARGLFMECLIRNTSAYILVGSPGFLLISGLAEPVVRAYSLITDLVKNYEVTQGRRTEPGDRGSGETLDSRRAFKSLVERWEDRHTLDLLVLPGVVKETLLDLVRESGLGSNPGPGGSNLSLGGSRDRAGLMDTDSQRRWDNQSGLDILKLMDTRVGTRAGEARDIEGIQGISTSRRKPPVNSTHNQDPGLRNIGQLSQQKTFTSLHVQEREMGKDWSKRAIEKDAAPRLPIFHSFHQTEEEGQGCSQQEVEDEEQGEEGEGEMLSVGSREEFGLLLKFFTAMGYAEDVVMRVLARTGPREVSQILDLVQQEHDRTGLAMNHPVEMEHTEVEEREAKGVRGKRSSIDGGMGVELEGGVEEGAGSREEGRKGRESGGSTANLSEDSLKEGRERGEGGMEGGEGGNEEDFFLGVVKRAAASCGYTEEKVAEVYSMLPELSTRQLLLELQRERARETEAASQDQVRDEPREVDEAVSELQRKDRAGDRKEERGREMEAPAPQSTATEKRGEERKIVKGKSERKTNEVGVTVPNQIGDGTVKVEPDLAQWNAMTNQIPFLIHSHQKNPTQTHTPHRASPPLVTGPPQPTYPNTLPPQPTYPNTLSPQPTYPNTLLPQPTYPNTLLPQPTYPLLFPHQLVYPPTQPPPTTLPHTLTMNNSSTTRAKEKRGLFPLAVEGRDLPALTAVAVDRRGLPTMAAGAVVTGQQRFMEGLQTPFDLKLTDQPGDPGLRMVIIDGSNVAMSHGLGHFFSCRGIALAVQHFWNRGHRRISTFLPQWRQKRDHRGKEQHYLSELQNLGLLSYTPSREVQGKRINSYDDRFLLQLAQKTDGVIVTNDNLRDLLDESQVWCEIIKKRLLQYTFVGDHFMVPDDPLGRGGPHLDDFLHSQHRPPVPGSHSFAGVASSFHSPRVPRAQTEVLQFRDWTPGVVVEPEPSQARGNGHARAGRGGPGMGLGLGLGVKRSAEETSRLRESLSQVFPGQDSMVTLVLQCNPTVTDINSLSHIILEQESVD encoded by the exons ATGGCGTCTGCCCTAAGCCATCTCTCTCCAATGTCTGTAAGAGTGAgagaaggatggagtgataatggaagaggagaggagcaggtggAGGATGAATTTGCGTGTTCCGGAGTGCTACGCGGTGCCCTGTGGTCCTTCCATCCCTCAGTGGAGAGGATATTTGGGGTGTCCTTTACGATCGGTAGAGAGGAGGATGCTGTGTTACCCCATGATGGACAGATCTGGCTCAAACTAAAAGGAGTGAGGAAGGACGCGGTGGCTGCCAAA tTGTTTGTGAAGGGAGTTGTGAACCAGGAGGCCCAGCAGGAGGTTCCATATCCAGGTGTCCTTCACTGTGTGTTCTGTGGAGCCCGAGGGCTGTTCATGGAGTGCCTGATCAGAAACACCTCTGCTTACATACTG GTGGGTTCCCCAGGCTTCCTACTCATCTCAGGACTGGCAGAACCAGTGGTCAGGGCCTATTCCCTCATCACAGACCTGGTGAAGAACTACGAGGTCACCCAGGGACGAAGAACCGAGCCTGGCGACAGAGGATCAGGCGAGACCCTGGATTCCCGTCGGGCCTTCAAATCCCtggtggagagatgggaggacagGCACACTCTGGATCTGCTGGTGCTACCAGGGGTGGTGAAGGAGACTCTACTGGATCTGGTGAGGGAGTCTGGGCTGGGATCCAACCCCGGTCCTGGGGGCTCGAACCTCAGTCTTGGGGGGTCTAGAGACAGAGCGGGTCTAATGGACACTGATAGCCAGAGACGATGGGACAACCAGTCAGGCTTGGACATACTAAAACTTATGGATACCAGAGTAGGGACCAGAGCTGGAGAGGCTAGGGACATAGAGGGAATTCAGGGGATTTCCACATCAAGGAGAAAACCTCCTGTAAATTCCACCCACAACCAAGACCCTGGTCTACGGAATATTGGGCAGCTTTCTCAACAAAAGACGTTCACTAGCTTACATGTACAAGAAAGAGAGATGGGCAAAGATTGGTcaaagagagcgatagagaaagaCGCAGCACCTCGACTTCCCATCTTCCACTCTTTCCATCAAACCGAGGAGGAGGGGCAAGGATGTTCCCAACAGGAGGTAGAGGATGAAGaacagggggaggaaggagagggggagatgttgtcagtagggagtagggaggagtttGGGCTCTTGCTGAAGTTCTTCACGGCTATGGGCTATGCAGAAGATGTGGTAATGAGGGTCCTGGCCCGGACCGGACCCAGAGAAGTCTCCCAGATTCTGGACCTGGTCCAGCAAGAACATGACCGGACCGGTCTGGCCATGAACCACCCAGTGGAGATGGAGCAcacagaggtagaggagagggaagcTAAAGgagtgagaggaaagagaagcagtatagatggagggatgggagtgGAGCTGGAGGGAGGTGTGGAAGAAGGGgcggggagtagagaggaggggagaaaaggCAGGGAGAGTGGAGGGTCTACCGCTAACCTGTCTGAGGATTCACTGAaggaaggcagggagaggggCGAGGGCGGCATGGAGGGAGGTGAAGGGGGGAACGAGGAGGATTTTTTCCTGGGAGTTGTGAAGAGGGCCGCAGCCAGTTGTGGATACACAGAGGAGAAGGTAGCAgaagtgtacagtatgttacctgAACTGTCCACACGCCAGCTACTCCTGgagctacagagggagagagccagagagacagaagCTGCATCCCAGGACCAGGTACGAGACGAACCAAGAGAGGTGGATGAGGCTGTCTCAGAGCTACAGAGAAAGGACAGAGCAGGagacaggaaggaggagagaggtagagagatggaggcacCAGCACCGCAGTCCACTGCTactgagaagagaggagaagaaagaaagaTTGTGAAAGGAAAGAGTGAAAGGAAGACCAATGAGGTAGGAGTGACCGTGCCGAACCAAATCGGCGATGGTACAGTTAAGGTTGAACCAGATCTGGCTCAATGGAATGCCATGACAAACCAGATTCCGTTCCTGATTCACAGTCACCAGAAGaatcccacacagacacacaccccccaTCGAGCCAGCCCCCCTTTAGTCACAGGGCCGCCTCAGCCCACCTACCCCAACACACTACCCCCACAACCCACCTACCCCAACACACTATCCCCACAACCCACCTACCCCAACACATTACTCCCACAACCCACCTACCCCAACACATTACTCCCACAACCCACCTACCCTCTCTTATTTCCCCATCAACTTGTTTACCCTCCCACCCAGCCACCACCGACCACCTTACCCCATACCCTTACCATGAATAACTCCTCAACAACCAGAGCGAAGGAGAAACGTGGTCTCTTTCCCCTAGCAGTAGAGGGAAGGGATCTCCCAGCCCTAACAGCGGTGGCTGTTGATAGACGAGGTCTCCCGACCATGGCAGCAGGGGCTGTGGTGACAGGGCAACAGCGCTTCATGGAAGGCCTCCAGACTCCATTTGACCTCAAGCTGACCGACCAACCAGGAGACCCGGGACTCAGGATGGTCATTATCGACGGCAGCAACGTTGCGATGAG TCACGGGCTGGGCCATTTCTTTTCGTGCCGAGGCATCGCCCTGGCGGTGCAACACTTCTGGAACCGCGGGCATCGCAGAATCAGTACCTTCCTGCCCCAGTGGAGGCAGAAGAGAGACCACCGGGGCAAAG AGCAGCACTACCTTAGTGAGCTCCAGAACCTGGGTCTGCTCTCCTACACCCCCTCCAGAGAAGTCCAAGGGAAGAGGATCAACTCATACGACGACAG GTTCctgctgcagctggcccagaagaCCGATGGAGTGATCGTGACAAACGACAACCTCAGAGACCTGCTGGATGAGTCTCAAGTATGGTGCGAAATCATCAAGAAAag ACTCCTCCAATACACGTTTGTGGGGGATCACTTTATGGTACCGGATGATCCGCTGGGCCGAGGGGGACCCCACCTAGATGACTTCCTACACTCCCAGCACAG gCCTCCTGTCCCAGGCAGTCACTCATTTGCAGGCGTGGCATCCTCCTTCCACTCTCCCCGAGTTCCAAGGGCCCAGACAGAGGTCCTTCAGTTCCGTGACTGGACACCAGGGGTCGTTGTGGAGCCAGAGCCCAGCCAGGCCAGGGGGAATGGGCACGCTAGGGCTGGACGCGGTGGCCCAGGGATGGGCCTTGGTCTGGGGCTGGGAGTGAAGAGGAGTGCAGAAGAGACCTCCAGGCTTAGGGAGAGCCTATCCCAGGTGTTCCCAGGACAGGATAGCATGGTTACTCTGGTGCTGCAGTGTAATCCTACAGTGACTGACATCAATTCACTGTCACACATTATACTGGAGCAGGAGAGTGTAGACTGA
- the ripk3 gene encoding receptor-interacting serine/threonine-protein kinase 4: protein MELSSCPAPLLIGDDSLQKWCVIGSGGFGQIHKARHVEWGLDVAIKLLHYDDGSSSSLLREADLMRQGGSSYVLRILGVYQGRPPSSGPSTHLGLVMEFMERGSLATLQERLSGPPPWPLSFRLAHQVALGMNFLHHLDPPLLHLDLKPSNVLLDDSLHAKLTDFGLARVYHSISKANRKDTGEDGGTLSYMPPEAFDMTYKPTHASDIYSYGILLWSIITGKEPYPNARSSLVRFRIPQGDRPSLDALDRDQVEGLGELVDLMERCWNTKPTLRPTFLDCLAVTEKMYEKHKQGINDAVHQVQKKLDSESEQSITSSVAALHISQPSGIQKHKVKISDRVKSEPPPTQETAGRLTSKQKYKEYPSLQHTAQPMRWPDADQVTSSTNHKPKMFPPVFNHDCKTTASRSASNQSSAVNFQRLCSTPVTTSSYPTGGFSINMSNVEGLQFGDNNNMFIRSPHLSKRHRNPTAPSRVNFTPVKPRNPKAPEPW, encoded by the exons ATGGAACTGTCCAGTTGTCCGGCTCCATTGCTGATTGGTGATGACAGCCTGCAGAAATGGTGTGTGATTGGCTCAGGAGGGTTTGGACAGATCCACAAGGCCAGACATGTAGAGTGGGGGTTGGACGTGGCCATCAAGTTGTTGCATTATGATGACGG ctCCAGCTCATCTCTGCTCAGAGAGGCAGACCTCATGCGCCAGGGGGGGAGCTCATATGTCCTCAGGATCCTAGGGGTGTACCAGGGACGGCCCCCAAGCTCCGGCCCCTCCACCCACCTAGGGCTGGTCATGGAG TTTATGGAGAGGGGGTCCCTGGCGACCCTCCAGGAACGTCTCTCCGGTCCCCCACCCTGGCCCCTGTCCTTCCGCCTGGCCCACCAGGTGGCTCTGGGCATGAACTTTCTCCACCACCTCGATCCGCCCCTGCTGCACCTGGATCTCAAGCCCAGTAACGTGCTGCTGGATGACAGCCTCCATGCCAAG CTGACAGATTTCGGCCTAGCCAGGGTTTACCACAGCATTTCTAAAGCGAACAGGAAGGACACTGGAGAGGATGGCGGTACATTAAGTTACATGCCACCAGAGGCTTTTGACATGACATACAAGCCCACCCACGCCTCGGATATCTACAG CTATGGCATACTACTGTGGTCCATTATCACGGGAAAAGAGCCATATCCTA aCGCCCGGTCCAGTTTGGTGCGGTTCCGGATCCCCCAGGGGGATAGACCCTCTCTGGATGCATTGGACAGGGACCAGGTCGAAGGGCTGGGGGAACTGGTGGACCTCATGGAGAGATGCTGGAATACAAAGCCCACCCTGAGACCCACATTCCTGG ACTGCCTTGCTGTGACAGAGAAGATGTACGAGAAACACAAACAAGGGATAAATGATGCCGTCCATCAAGTGCAGAAAAAACTG gactcaGAGAGTGAGCAGAGTATTACATCCTCTGTTGCTGCCCTTCATATCTCACAGCCATCAG GAATTCAAAAACACAAAGTTAAAATCTCTGATCGTGTGAAGAGTGAACCTCCCCCAACACAG GAAACGGCTGGGAGATTGACCTCGAAACAGAAATATAAAG AGTATCCATCCCTTCAGCACACAGCCCAGCCAATGAGATGGCCAGATGCAGATCAGGTCACTTCTTCAACCAATCACAAACCAAAGATGTTTCCCCCTGTATTCAATCATGACTGCAAAACAACAGCTTCCCGCTCTGCATCTAATCAAAGTTCAGCGGTCAATTTTCAG CGCCTGTGTTCCACTCCAGTTACCACATCCAGTTATCCCACAG GGGGATTCTCCATCAACATGAGCAATGTGGAAGGACTGCAGTTTGGTGACAATAACAACATGTTCATCAGGTCGCCACATCTCAGTAAACGCCACAGAAACCCCACAGCCCCATCTAGAGTTAACTTCACACCAGTGAAGCCAAGGAACCCTAAAGCTCCAGAACCATGGTGA